CCCATAATACCAGTAGTGCTGGGATTGGTATGATAGATATTTATTACAAGCCTAACAAAAACCTGACCTTATTGTTAGGTAATATTTTGGCAGAAAATATTTTTAATACAGCATATTGCCGAACAGAATATACTTGGCATTTGGCTCATCAACAAAAACTATTATTGGGTGGGCTTGCTGTCCATCAAAATAGCGTGGGCAATGGTGGCAACACCGATATTACCAAAAGCTATTTTCCCAATAATAATCGCTCGTGGATACTCAATACACGTATAGGCTACTGGACAAATAACTGGGAAAGCTCGCTCAACTTTGGACGAACTACAGCCGATGGCAGGTATTTGATGCCCAGAGAATGGGGCGTAGAACAATTTTATACGGTTCTCCCTCGTGAACGCAACGAAGGTGCTGGCGATGTGTGGTCATATAGTATGCGGCTGGGAAAATCATTTCAGAACAAAAACCTAAAAACAGAGCTTGGATACGGGTATTACCGTTTCCCCAATATAAAAAATACACAGCTCAACAAATATGGTTTTGCCGATTATACCCATTTTATGGCAAGTATCAACTATAATTTCAAGGGCATATTCAAAGGATTAAATACTCAAATACTGTTTATCCGAAAAGATAGTCAAGGAAATACCTATAATAATCAGCGGTATATTATCAACAAGGTAAATATGTCGCAGTGGAATTTTATAGCCAATTATACTTGGTAGATATGTCGCCAAAGCTAAATTTTGAATCACATAATTATATTCGCCCTACAAAAGTACGATACATTTTGTAGGGTTATTTTTTTGTTATCAAGCTGTTTAACTTTACTTTGTTTTCTATTAAATAGCCAATAGAAAAACTAATTAAAAAACTGAAGTATGTTCAAAAAACATTTTGTATTAATAGGAATAATCGTTGCATTATTACTATTATTGATAGCAACCTTGGTATATCCTGGGGGGTCGTTGTCCAACAAAAATGCTGTAGGCTTTGACTGGTCAAAAAACTTTATCAGTAATTTGTTTGCCGAAAAAGCTGTAAACGGATTGGATAACCCTGCCAGACTATGGGCTGATGGAGGAATGATTTTTTTGGCACTGAGTTTTGCTACTTTTTTTATAGCATTTTCCCAAAAAATACCTGTAAAAAGTGCTTCGATGATTATCCGATATTTGGGGGCGGGTGGTATGGTATTTATGTTTTTAATCGTTACACCGCTGCATGATATTATGATAACCATAGCTAGTACGATGTTTCTTGTGAGTTTATTTTACATTACGGTTTTTGTTTTGAAATCAAAGCTAACATTACTCAAATACCTGTGTGTGTTTGGTCTTCTTATTTTTTATTATACCCTATACCTTTATGGGTCAGGTAGTTACGACATTTTGCCAATAATGCAAAAAGTTACCTTTATCAGTACAATTGTGTTGATTTTAGGATTAACTTATTTTACTAAAAAAGAAGATTTTGAACAGATACAGTAAAATACGAAGCAGAATTGCTGAAGACTGCGGAGCTTATCTGTACAATATGTATAGGTTCAGGCATCAGTGGATTAATGCCTAAACCTATAAAGCTATTACTCTAACTATTTCTTATTCAAGATATTGATAAGCTTGAAAAGTGTTTTTTGGAGTGTTATGATTTCTTCCAAACTAATAGATTCATCCTTAAAACAATTAATAACAGAATGAGGAATCTGAGCAATCCTTTGCTGTAACATAGTGCCTTTTTCGGTCAACGACACCATAACTACACGCTCGTCGGCCTCCGAGCGGTTACGATTTAGCAGTAGCTTTTCTTCCAATCGTTTGAGCAAAGGCGTTACTGTATTGGATTCTAGGAGTAGTTTCTGACAAATTTCATTGACCGACAAACTTCCATACTGCCACAAAACCAGTAGTACCAAATACTGCGGATATGTTAAGCCTTCCTCTTTGAGCAATACATTATAGACTTGAGTAGTGAGCCTCGATGCCGCATATAAAGGAAAACAAAGCTGATTTTCGAGAAAAAGTTCTGTACCGTCGGTATTCATTTTTTACAACAATTTTTCAATAAAAGTGTCCATACTTTCAGGTTTGGCTATCGGCGAGAATCGCTTGACAGGCTTACCATTTTTATCAATCACAAATTTGGTAAAATTCCATTTAATATTTCTAAACAAAAAGAAACCTAGTTTTGCCTTTAAAAATGTAAAGATAGGATGTGCATCCAAACCATTTACATCTATTTTAGAAAACATAGGAAAACTCACACCGTAATTCATTTGACAAAATTCGAGTATTTCTTCCGAACTTCCTTTCTCTTGATTAGCAAACTGATTGCATGGGAATCCTAAAATTACTAATCCTCTGTCTTTATACTTTTGGTACAAAGCCTCAAGCCCTTCAAACTGAGGCGTTAACCCACATTTACTAGCGGTATTTACCACAACAATAACTTTCCCCTGAAATTCGCTCATCGAGCGTGGTTTGCCTTTAATATCATCTGCTGATAAATCATAAAAACTGGTATTTTTCATACTCTCCTTTTCTTTTATTTGTTGAATTAAATACTTTAAAGCTCCAGTAGCCCACAATGCCCACATCACTAAAACAGGCTGAAAGAACAATCTTATCAAGCGTTTGTGCTGGGTATCTAGGCCAAATGCCGATATGTCATTGACATACTGTGAAATATTACCAGGGAAAATAAGCACATAAAAAAGTGCTAATAATAAGCCTACGACCACTTTTTGTTTGGCAAAAAAAATCATTGCCAAGCCCAATGCAATTTCTATGACTCCCGAAGAAAGTACCACAAAGTCCATAAAACCCGCATTTTGAGGTAACCAGCTAGGTACTTGTGCCAAAAACTCTTGGCGTTGGAAGGTCAAGTGACCAATACCTGCCAAAGTCATCAAAAGCCCTAGTGTAATTCTCATGAAAGTTTGTATTGCAGAAGTTTTCATATTTTATATTTTTCACAATTATATCGTACACGATACAAATATAGAAAATATATTTTATTCCATCACTTTTACAATCAGGATTTTCTGAGGCTACCTGATTGTATCAGGTTTAATTTATAAATCCAGAAAACCCTGACTTTGAACGGTAATAATTCATCAGGGTTTTCTGGATTTGAGAATTTGTTAGACTAGGGGACTCTGGTATTATTTGGTTTGGGCTTACTTGCTCTTAAAATTCTATAAATTTTGATAGAAGGTTATCTCATAAATTTTATTCGACTACTACCTTGCGTGTAATACTTCTACCATTTTGGCTAATTCTTAAAAAGTAAATTCCCCGAATAAGTCCTTCCGTATGTATTTGCTGATTGGTATTAGTGAAAGGATACGTTCGCCCCAAAGTATCAAATAGCTGAATATCAGCATTTTTTAATAATTCGGAAAGTTTTATACTAAAATTACCATTGTTGGGGTTGGGGTATATCTTTACTTGTTCATCTTCAAAAACCAACTCATTAGACAAAGGAATTGATATACTTATTTTTAGTGGTTCAGAAAGTTTTGTACAACCGTCTTTTGACACACTTACCCGATAATTGCCCGATTTTTGAGCCTCGTAAACAAACGTACTTGCATTGGCCAGAAGCGAATCATTTTTGTACCATTGATAACTCAGGCCTACTCCAGTATTAGCAGTCATTTTTACCTTAAAAGGTTCGTAGACAACCCCTTTGACATCGGTAGTAATAGTGGCCTCTGGTGTAGGTTTTATCGTTACCTTAATAATATTGGTTTCGGTTTGACTTTGGCATATTTCGTCCCGAACAATAGCCGAATATAAACCCGAAGTTTCTGCAACAAAAGTATTGCTATTGACCAAAGGCATATCTTTACCATCTTTTTGCCATTGATAAGTTGTGGCATCTTGTTTGGGTATCGATAATGACACTTTTGTACCCGAACATACTTCTGTTGCTCCTGCGGCTTCTATAGAAGTAGCATTATTATAAAAGCAGCGAGTAGAGTATTGGCGTAAAATATGTGAATTATAGCTATTGTCTTCGCCGTTTGTAATAGTTGTAAAAGTTTTGGTTTTAGTGTCAATATAATATCCAGACCGCAATGGATAGTAATTTTTAGGATAGTCAAAAAACCTTGATGTTTGGTAGGTTGATTTTGAAATAAAATCAATCTTGGTGTTTTGGCCATATCCTGTTGAATATATCCAATAGTCATTACCTTCGGTATCGCTGGTAAAAAAGTGATAGTCGTTGTCGCTACCTGCGGGTTTGGCTTTTTTCCAAACCAAGCTACCATCATTGATACGAACTTTTGAATAAAACTGTCCGTGGTTGATAAATAAAAAATCAGGACTAATAGTTGGGTAATAAATAGTATCGTCTTTAAAAGACCACTTTATATTACTAGAAAGGTCATAGGCTACTACTTCGTTGAAGGTAATTCTATCACTTGCAACGGCTCTAGGTTTTTCTTTTAGAAGTGTAAAAACATAGCCACTAAAACCCACAAAATAGTCTGAATTAGCTATCTGCTTTACCCATCCTTTATTGGGTTCTTGGAAGTTGCCTACCCCCACGAATTTTGCCCCCGAATTGGCATTTATCTGAAACATTACCCTATCCTCATCAACCTGATAGGTAGCGGGTTCGTAAGCTCCAAAGAGGTTATTGTCTTTAAAACTAACGGTTTGATACTGACCTAGTTTATTAATTTTGATAAGATAAAAACCATCTTGTTTTTGGTGTACCAATACAATAGAGCTGGTAGAAACTTCTTCGTTGTTGTTAGCAACAATACTACCTTTGTTACTAAAAAAGGGATATGAGTCTATTTTTTCTTTCACAAAATCAACATAGCCCGTTTGTACACCTAAAGAATCATATTTATAAACCTCCTTACTTCCGATTAGCCAAAATCCTGCATCGGGCGATTTAATAACGGCCATTGGTTCTTTGCCAAAGCCTGAGCCGCTAGCTCCTAGTATGGGTACTTTCATTTTTTCTTTACCAAAGCTATCTAAAAATAGATACTCACCACTTTCAAGTCTGAAAAGAGTAAGCTTACTATTAGCAAGGCCTATAATGTTTTGATTAGATGTATATTGCCAAAGCATAGTACCTCCAAAAGTATATTTAAAAACGGCTTTTTCAGCATAAAAAACAATACCATCGGACACCTCTGTAGATGAAATAATATTGGGCATATTGTGTTTGAGGGCCTTAACAAGTGATAGCTCTTGGTTAAATATCAATAGGCTATCAGGTGTAAATACCCAGCTAACTTGTTTACCTCTTTTCAATTTAGAAAATACCCTTCCATACGCAAAATCTATTTCTTTTCCATCTTTATCGAATATACGATAGCCCATTGTTTGACCTGTAAATCCACTTAAAACGGTTACGATTGTTTTGCCAGATACCGTAACTTCCAGTGGAGTATAAGGCACATCATTTTCTAAATAAGTATCTTGTCGTTCCCATAATAACTTAGGGGCTTTTTGCCCAAAAGCTACGCCCGACATCGCTAGTAGTATAGCGAATAGAAAGGTAATTTTTTTCATATTTTTGAATGGTTTATTTTCCTAAAAACACCTTAGGATAATCTATTGAATTTTAAAGTTGAGTCCTATTTTTAAACCTAAGTTGTAGGCATTGGCCTGAATAAAGCTAGTTGAGCGATTAATATTGTTGAGCAAATAACTTGCGGTAGGTTCTACCGTCAGAAAACAATTGGGGCTGATAGTATGCCGTATTCCTCCAGAAATATTCAAAAAAGTATTGATTTGGCGGTTGGCGGGGTTGTACATCAACTGAGACCCCGCTGCGATGAAATAACGGTTGCGTTCGGATATACTCAAAAACCGCTGTACATTGGCCTCAATACCAATCATTTCTAGGTTTTCGCTCTCGATTTTACGTTGCCCTACCTGCTCAAGAGCATTATTTTGGGCAATATTTTTTACCAATATTTTATCAGTAGAAATCTGATATTCAACCCATTGACGCATTCTAACATAAGAAAGGTTTCCTCTAAAGCTCCATGTCGTATTGATGTCTTTCGTGATACCTATATCAAAAGCAAATCCATTGCGTTCTGGGTCAAACAAGTTACTTCTTTGCAAACTCAGTACCTCTGGATTATCTATTTTTAGGATTCTGTAGGTTTGTAAAGGCGTAATACCCATACTCAAATAGGTAGATTTGATAACAGGTTTTATTGTTTTTTTCAAGGTAATTGTCGGAATCGTCGGCAACACAAAATGGTTTTTGGCAAACAGCATTTTTTTGCTTGTCAAAATAGCCATATTTTCAATGGATATCTGACTCATATCGGCCCGACGAATAGGCCATTGAGCAACTAATTCATCTGCTAAATCAGTTTGTATATGCTGCTTGGTAGGTGTTGGTAATTGAGGTAATAAATACTTTTCATTTGCCTTTTTTTCGACCGAAACTATACTTTTGGCACTGCGATTGACAAGTAATTTTTCGTGAGCAACGTTACGATTTTTAGTTTCTATTTTCTCTTCAAAATGATTAGTCTGGTTATTGGTAGGTATTTTATGAAAAATATGCCCTTTTTCTATTTTTGTTACAAGAGCTTTTTTATTTATGGTTTCTTTTATACGAACCTTTTTCAAAACATTGGCATTGGGGGTTGAACTACTAAAGTCCAATACCTCTTTTGAGGTTTTAAGGGTCAAAAATACTGCGGTACTCAACAACAAAAGCAAGGCAATAATAGCCAAAACAACCCGCTTTGTCGGCTTGGTATTAACAGCCTCGTTTGGACGAATAGATGCGTTGATATATTCCCATGATTGTTCGGATGGCTCAGGCTCATAATCCGAGAATGTATCTTGGAGCAGGCGTTTGAGTTTATCTTCTTCTTCTGGATTTTGCATTTTTATTTTCTCCTTTTGGGTTGCTGTAATACGATATTATTAGCTGTCATTTTGGCTTTTGGCCTATATGTACTTTTCAGACCTTTTGATAGCCAATCTTTAGTAATTCTTTTTTCAATAAATTTCGCCCTCTCGACAACTGCGACTTGGATGTTCCTTCTGTAACATTCAACATTTCAGCTATTTCGATATGATTATAGCCATCTATCAAATATAAGTTGATAACCAACCTATAGCCATCGGGTAAGGCGTTGATAACCTGCAATATTTGCTCTCGTCCAAGACTTGAAAATATATCTTCGTGGCCATCTATAATATCAGCGGCTTGTTCATACCCCATCTGTTCTCGTTCATGAATCGCATGTCTGTAATGGTCAATAGCAGTACGAATCACCGTAGATTTTACCCAATAATTAACAGCGTCTATGTTTTCGAGGGTATGAATATGCTTGAAAATTTTGATAAACGCCTCTTGGAAAATATCTTCTGCTTCGGCCACTGTATGTGCGTAACGCCTACATACCCCCAAAAGCCGACCTTTGTATAGATTATAAAAGGCTGTTTGTGCTTTGGGGTCGTTGCGTTGACAAGCAATGACTAAATCTTTTTCGTTATTGGGCATTTATTAATAGTAATATGCAAAAATCTCTGAACGATGATTAAAATAACCATTATCTAGGCTAAGTTTTTGCCATTTATTGAATTTGATACTGGTAAATAATCTTTCCATCGCTAGCAAAGCGAATTGCATGGCGGTTGCTACCTTGTTTGATTTCAACCTGAAAATGATTAGGTTCAAAAGCAATACCAGAGCTTGGGTTATAAGGATTATATACAACTGTAGCATTGACTACCCCCCAACTAGGAAACGTAGCTGTTAAGGTTTTTTTGACAACATCGGGCAGTTGGTTTTCGGCTAATACTTGTGTATGTATAATCATTAAATCATTTTGTTGGGCTTGCTCATGTATAATCACATACCCATCTGTTTGTCCCACTTTTATAGCTACAAAAGTGGTTGTATTTTGACCAAAAATGGTTTTGGTAAGCCCATAATCAAACTGCCAAGCAGGAAGGTTTGTCTGCAAATAGGCTGTAATTACCGCAGGCACAGCCGTTTTATTCAAAATTTTGTAAGCAAAATTATTCTCGATAAAAGATACCCACTGCAAAACCTGACCCGTCTCGGAAATCAATATTTCTGAAGTTTGTAAAGCTCCATTCAATAATTCCCTATAATTCAAGACGATTTTATAGGATTTATCTACCAACTGATATACAATAATACTTGCACTTTTGAGCTGGTTATCACTAACAAATTGCTTAACAACCATCGGGATTTGTGTATCGTAAGTGACTTGTTCGGTATTTGTAAAAATAATAGCTAAATATTTTTCGGCTGGAACAACCTGTTCTCTAACAAAATTATAACTAGCGTCATAATACAAATGTAAGATGCTATTATTCGCTGTTTTGACCACCATTTTATACCCATCTGTTACACTTGCCGACTTCATCAAATCGTACACCGCTACCAATTGAGTATCCTTATAATTAGTTGAATAGTGCTGTTTGATAGCCTCTGGTAAGTTTTTGGGCATACCAACCAAATTATTAGAATCAATAATTTCACCTTGATAATCAACCAAAGAAAGAACCTTACCTACCGATGTAGCAAAGGCTGTCTGCCAAGTTTTATCCTTTTCCAAAGGTTCAAAAATAAAAGCACCAACCCCTGGATAAGTTTGCTTAAAAACTTCGGTACTAGCTTGTGGAATCGTTGGCGGAGCAGTAGGCTTTGTTTCGTCAATCACTTTATCACAGCTTGACAAGGTAGCCATGCACAAAATAGCCCCAAGTAACCTACAAGGTTCTACAAGCTTTTGCTTATGTATGTCAGAAAATAGTATCATATATTTATGGTTGAAGGTACATCAATATGGCCCTCTCAAAAACACCGACGTAAGTCACTCCCAAAAGGGTTGCATCAATATCAAAAAAATCTCAACTTATTACTAATCTATTAGGATCAATCGTACCAAACGATGAGGTAATTTGCTGAATAAGTCTATTTTTTAGTATTATGTCTTAACTTTGCGGTTTATTGCAATTATCATTAAAACATAGTACGTTACTATTGTATGAAAAAGAAAGTTGAAATTCTTGCACCTGCCAAAAACCTATACCAAGGTATGGCAGCTATCAACGCAGGTGCAGATGCTGTATATATGGGAGCTCACCAGTTCGGGGCTCGTTCTAATGCTACCAATTCTGTCGAAGATGTGGCCGAAATGGTAAAATATGCCCATTTGTTTAAAGCAAAAGTATTTGTCGTAATTAATACGATATTGTACGATAACGAACTAGAACAATGTAGAAAACTCATTTATGAGTTGTATGATATTGGCGTTGATGCCTTGATTATTCAAGATATGGCAATCATGGAAATGGATCTGCCACCTATCGTGATTCATGCAAGTACCCAAGCCAACAACAGAGATGCCCAGCACGTAAAGTTTTTGCACGATGCTGGTATGAAGCGTGTCGTTTTGGCCAGAGAATTGAACTTAGATCAAGTTCGAGAAATCAGCGAAGCGACAGACGTAGAATTAGAATTCTTTGTGTCGGGAGCATTGTGTGTATCATTTAGTGGTAATTGCTACATGAGTGTTGCCAATGGCGAACGCAGTGCCAACCGTGGTTCGTGTGCACAAAACTGCCGTTTGCCTTATCAGCTAATTGACGGCACTGGCAAAACCTTGATTGCCAATAGCCATTTATTATCTATCAAAGATTTAGATTTAAGCGACCAACTTCCCAATTTAATTGAAGCGGGTGTTACTTCTTTCAAAATTGAAGGTCGTTTGAAAGACATCGTTTACGTAAAAAATAATACTTCTTATTTGCGTAAAAAATTAGATAGTTTCTTGGAAGGAAACGAAAAATACGAAAAAGCTTCATCGGGAAGAACCTTCTATAACTTTGAACCAGAAATGGATAGAAGTTTTAACCGTGGCTATACCGACTATTTTGTTAATAAACGCAAAGAGAAAATTGGTTCTTGGGAAAGCCCAAAATCAAAAGGGCAGTATATAGGTAAAGTGCTAGAAATCAAAGCCAATGGCTATATTATCGAGAATTACGAAATCTTGAATAATGGCGATGGCCTGTATTTTGTCAACGAAAATGGCGAAGCAGATGGTGCTCAAATCAATATCATTTTCAATAATATTGTGATTCCTAATACTTTCAAGCCATTGGCAATTGGCACAGAGATTTACCGAAACTCTGACGCTGAATTCAACAAAATGGTTGAGAAGGAAAACAGTGCAGTGCGTAAAATTGGCGTTTCACTGAAATTCACAGAAACAGCCGATGGTTTTCAGCTATTGGCTGTCGACGAAGACGGCCATCAAGCTGTACAAAGCTTCCAAACTACCAAAGAATTAGCCAAAAGTCAGGAATCAGTAATTCCGAATATCAAAAAGAATCTGGCTAAAACAGGCAATACGCCTTTTATTGTTGACGAAATTGAGGTTGAATTATCGAGCAACTGGTTCTTACCAATTTCAAAAGTCAACGAAATCAGAAGAGAGGTTTTAGAACAACTGGTTGATATTCGGGTAAAAGAATACCACCGAGAAGAATCCCAAATCAAAAAGACCAACCACCCATATCCAGTACAAAAACTTGATTTTATGTACAATGTGTCGAATAAAATGGCGAGAGCTTTCTATAAAAGACATGGCGTAACCGAAATCGAAAAAGCTTTTGAATTACAATGGGACCCAGGAAAAGCAAGAGTAATGACTACTAAATATTGCGTAAAATACGAATTAGGCAAATGTGCCAGATTCCAGCGCGATACGATGGGCGAAAAACTGGTAGAACCACTAACGCTAAAACATGGCGAAAATGAGTACAAATTGAAATTCAATTGCAAACCTTGCGAAATGGAAATTTGGGAAAAAGACGCTGA
The Flectobacillus major DSM 103 DNA segment above includes these coding regions:
- a CDS encoding OprD family outer membrane porin, whose product is MLLRKLLFLFLINVSLVGLAQQGIHSVKQDTNTFTEALLKGKISGQARLMSISTDNQNELSDYWATAFGLGLGYRSALYKGFQLNVQILTNQNISSPDFTKPDPTTQNPNRYEMGLFDMANASRKNLIFRIQELYLKYQWKKSAIWLGNYTPKNSFINAQDSRMSPTLVQGLALDLQPNTQWQIKIDGIWRVSPRSTTHWYTVGQSIGVYPVGVNPDGSKSQYAHNTSSAGIGMIDIYYKPNKNLTLLLGNILAENIFNTAYCRTEYTWHLAHQQKLLLGGLAVHQNSVGNGGNTDITKSYFPNNNRSWILNTRIGYWTNNWESSLNFGRTTADGRYLMPREWGVEQFYTVLPRERNEGAGDVWSYSMRLGKSFQNKNLKTELGYGYYRFPNIKNTQLNKYGFADYTHFMASINYNFKGIFKGLNTQILFIRKDSQGNTYNNQRYIINKVNMSQWNFIANYTW
- a CDS encoding MarR family winged helix-turn-helix transcriptional regulator, translated to MNTDGTELFLENQLCFPLYAASRLTTQVYNVLLKEEGLTYPQYLVLLVLWQYGSLSVNEICQKLLLESNTVTPLLKRLEEKLLLNRNRSEADERVVMVSLTEKGTMLQQRIAQIPHSVINCFKDESISLEEIITLQKTLFKLINILNKK
- a CDS encoding T9SS type A sorting domain-containing protein, with product MKKITFLFAILLAMSGVAFGQKAPKLLWERQDTYLENDVPYTPLEVTVSGKTIVTVLSGFTGQTMGYRIFDKDGKEIDFAYGRVFSKLKRGKQVSWVFTPDSLLIFNQELSLVKALKHNMPNIISSTEVSDGIVFYAEKAVFKYTFGGTMLWQYTSNQNIIGLANSKLTLFRLESGEYLFLDSFGKEKMKVPILGASGSGFGKEPMAVIKSPDAGFWLIGSKEVYKYDSLGVQTGYVDFVKEKIDSYPFFSNKGSIVANNNEEVSTSSIVLVHQKQDGFYLIKINKLGQYQTVSFKDNNLFGAYEPATYQVDEDRVMFQINANSGAKFVGVGNFQEPNKGWVKQIANSDYFVGFSGYVFTLLKEKPRAVASDRITFNEVVAYDLSSNIKWSFKDDTIYYPTISPDFLFINHGQFYSKVRINDGSLVWKKAKPAGSDNDYHFFTSDTEGNDYWIYSTGYGQNTKIDFISKSTYQTSRFFDYPKNYYPLRSGYYIDTKTKTFTTITNGEDNSYNSHILRQYSTRCFYNNATSIEAAGATEVCSGTKVSLSIPKQDATTYQWQKDGKDMPLVNSNTFVAETSGLYSAIVRDEICQSQTETNIIKVTIKPTPEATITTDVKGVVYEPFKVKMTANTGVGLSYQWYKNDSLLANASTFVYEAQKSGNYRVSVSKDGCTKLSEPLKISISIPLSNELVFEDEQVKIYPNPNNGNFSIKLSELLKNADIQLFDTLGRTYPFTNTNQQIHTEGLIRGIYFLRISQNGRSITRKVVVE
- a CDS encoding RNA polymerase sigma factor, with protein sequence MPNNEKDLVIACQRNDPKAQTAFYNLYKGRLLGVCRRYAHTVAEAEDIFQEAFIKIFKHIHTLENIDAVNYWVKSTVIRTAIDHYRHAIHEREQMGYEQAADIIDGHEDIFSSLGREQILQVINALPDGYRLVINLYLIDGYNHIEIAEMLNVTEGTSKSQLSRGRNLLKKELLKIGYQKV
- a CDS encoding peptidase U32 family protein, whose product is MKKKVEILAPAKNLYQGMAAINAGADAVYMGAHQFGARSNATNSVEDVAEMVKYAHLFKAKVFVVINTILYDNELEQCRKLIYELYDIGVDALIIQDMAIMEMDLPPIVIHASTQANNRDAQHVKFLHDAGMKRVVLARELNLDQVREISEATDVELEFFVSGALCVSFSGNCYMSVANGERSANRGSCAQNCRLPYQLIDGTGKTLIANSHLLSIKDLDLSDQLPNLIEAGVTSFKIEGRLKDIVYVKNNTSYLRKKLDSFLEGNEKYEKASSGRTFYNFEPEMDRSFNRGYTDYFVNKRKEKIGSWESPKSKGQYIGKVLEIKANGYIIENYEILNNGDGLYFVNENGEADGAQINIIFNNIVIPNTFKPLAIGTEIYRNSDAEFNKMVEKENSAVRKIGVSLKFTETADGFQLLAVDEDGHQAVQSFQTTKELAKSQESVIPNIKKNLAKTGNTPFIVDEIEVELSSNWFLPISKVNEIRREVLEQLVDIRVKEYHREESQIKKTNHPYPVQKLDFMYNVSNKMARAFYKRHGVTEIEKAFELQWDPGKARVMTTKYCVKYELGKCARFQRDTMGEKLVEPLTLKHGENEYKLKFNCKPCEMEIWEKDAELEFEDEDEQLGYVPRR